The genomic interval CGGCGGCTGGAGGAGCAGGGGCTGCTCCGGAGCGAGTGGAATGTCGATGGCTCGAGACCGCGCCGCTACTATGTGCTCAGCCCGATGGGGCAGGAAGTGCTCAAGGCACTGACCGCCGACTGGTTGCGGCTCACTCAGGCCTTGGCCGAACTCCTGCCGAGAGAAGCTACTGGCCCCAGCGGGCCAGTCCAAGAAGGAGTGTGAACGATGGATCTGATAGACCGCTACGTACATGAGGTCGGTCGGCGGCTGCCGCGCAAGGACCGGTCCGACATTCAAGACGAACTCCGATCGAACCTGGTGGACACCCTCGAGGCCGGCGCCGGCGGGGCGCCCACAGTCGAGGATCAGGTTAACCTACTGCGGGAGTTCGGCCCACCAGAAAAAGTGGCCGCCTCCTACCGGGGCGACCGGGTGCTAATTGGCCCTGACCTCTTCCCGTTCTTCCGGATGGTGGTGGGGATTGTGCTCACGGTTCTGGCGGCGGTCCAGCTGGTGCTGCTCGGTGTGCTGGTGGCCTTCACGCCGGGTTACACCATCGACGTCGGATGGCTGTTCGAGTTTGGCGGCAGCCTGATCTACGCCTTCGGCAGCGTCGTGCTGGTGTTCGCCCTGCTGCAACACTTCGGCGTCCGCCCGACGTCCGAGGAGGAGCCCTGGGATCCACGTGCCCTCCCGGAGCCGGAGCTGGAAGAACTGATCCACCCCCGTGGGCTGGTCGTCGAGATGACCTTTGGCTTGGTGCTCGTGGTCCTGCTGCTGTACCTGCCGAACCTCCTCGGCTTGGTGTTCACCGGCGGCGGCAGCTATGTCATCAATCCTGTCTTGCAGGACAACCTGCCCCTGGTCATCACCTCGCTGCTGATGGGGATCGGTCTGAACATCTTCCTGCTGTGGAAGGGGGAATGGACCACGCTGACGCGGGTGGCGAAGATCGCCGTCAACCTCTTCGTGCTGTTCGTGCTCTATGTCCTCGTCGCCGGTCATACCCAGTGGCTTGCGGCCTACGATGCCCAGGGTCTGTTCTCGATCTTTGAGACGATCCCCCCGGAGGCGCCGATGCCGCTCGAGGTGGCGCTGGCTCTGGTCATGTGGTCATTTCGTCTCGGTTTCTTTGTCGCCTTGGTGGTCCGGGCGGTGGAGACGGTGCAGCTGGCCTACGCCATGGTCCGCAACGCCGTTTCCCCGCATGATCGCCAAGGCTCGTCGCCGCGCCTGAAGTCGGACTCGATCCAATAGACCGCTTCCCGCGAACATCCCCGCGGTCGCTCTCCCAGGGCCACGATGCCGGTTCTCTGGCATCGTGGCCCTGCCTGATACGGAGAGAGTGCGCTCCTCGCCGAGAGCACCGACCCCCTGCGGTCGCGCCTTCACGTTACCAGGGGGAGCGCCCCCCGCCGGGCCCTTCCATCTCCAGGGGAGGGTCCGCGACGTGAAGGGGCTGCCCTCATGACGTGGCGGGGCGCGGCCGATTGGGGTGGGCGGTGCAGGAGCAATCGCCCGACATCCGACTGACCCGCCCCGGAATGGTTGCCGGATGGTGGCGCATGGGATCTTGGAGATCCAGGCACGCCAGCCTTGGGTTGGGCATGCCTCTCCGCTGATCGACAGGATTGAAATGGCGGGTCGGTCTGCGCTCGCCCGGCTCTCACGGGGGAAGATCCTGGGGGCTGGGGCTTCGAGGGTGAGCGAGGCTCATCTCGGCGCAGTCATCCGGGAATTCAAGGGATGCGGCCGCACGGATGTGCGGTAGCATGGAGGCGTCAAGTCGAGCGCCGCGATCGGGGGCCAGGAGCCTGCCTCGGCGATAGGCAACATGCCGGCCCAGCGGGTGACCACGAAAGGGATCTGCCATGACGGACCAACCTCGCGAGAGCAAGCCCGAGAAAAAGGCCGAGAAGCAGGAGAAGGAACGCGAGAAGGAACAAGAGAAGACCCGCGGCAGCGACGAAAAGCACTGGGACGAGAAGGTTCGCCGTGACCCGTTCGGCACGACTCTCTGGGGATTGATCCTGTTGTGGGCGGGGCTGGTGCTGCTGGCCAGCAACCTGGGCTGGCTGGGCCCGCTGGCTTTCCTTGCGCCATGGTCGCTGATCTTGCTGGGAGCCGCGGCCATCTTGTTCCTCGGCGTCGCAGTCGTCCTGATGGTCCCGGCCTACCGCCGGCCCGTCGGCGGCCTGGTGGTGCTGGCCTGCCTGTTGCTCGTGGGGGGCCTCGGATCCTCTTTTGGGCTGATGCTGCTCGGCCCGGCTCTGCTGATCGGCTTCGGGGCGCTGATCCTGGTGCGCGCCCTGCGGCGCTAGTCCCCCTGCTGGGTTACAGCCGGCCGAAGCGCAAGGTCAGGAACTCGTCCCAGGCATAGCGCAGCGGCGTCCACCACTGTTCGCGCCCGATGCAGCGGAAGTAGGGGGGCTGCATCGCCAGGATCTGATCGCCGATCCGGTAGCGGGGGAGGACGGGGGTCGAGACGATCAGGCTGCCCAGCTCGCCGGGCTTCATTTCGTGCAGCAGCCGGATGCCGCCTGAGGTCTGGACCTCGAACAGGAACAGGTCGTAGTTCGGCACCCAGGCCCGCTTCTCATCCCGCTGCTGGCCGAAGATCCCCTCGGTGGTCCCATAGATCTCCCGGATCGCGACCGGACCATACAGCGCCTTCAAGATCGGCTCGAGGCGGGTGTTGATCCCGGGCACGCTGCCCAGGGTCAGGATCTTTGTATTCCACAGGTCCTTGGGGTACAGCCCGTATCGGCGCTTGAGGGATTGACCGAATTTGATGGCCGTCGGCGCCACCCCGCCGACCAGGGTGACGTTCTCTCCCCGGCACTTCTCGTACGCCAACTCGAACCGGGCCTCCCAATCGCGCACCGTGGTGCCGCCGCCCAGCCCGTCGATCTCGTCCTGTGTGGGGAGAGAGCGGATCGGGGTGAAGGCCGAGACGTGGCGGGTGTAAATGCCGGAGCTGTAGCCGTACTCAATCTCCCGCTCGCCTAGGCGCAGCGCACCGACGCGCGAGGGGAAGTTGAGGTTGAGGTTCACCCCGTCGAACAGATCGAAGCGCTCGTTGTCCATCACATAGTTCATCATCGCCCGGCCGGCACTGATGCGCAGGCGCAAATCGGTGGGTGTCATCGGGATGAACTTCGACTCCCCGGTCGTGGTACCGCGGGTGATGGCCCAGCCGACCGGATCCTCGGAGAGCAGCAGCTCGGTCTCGCCCTGCATGACCCGCTGCAGCCACGGCTTGAACTCGGGGTAGGTGCAGATGGGGAACTGCCGCCGGTAGGCTGCCAGGCTGTCCACCGAGGCCGCGGCATGTTCTTTGCCGTAGCCGGTGGCAGCGTAGTCTGACACCAGTCTCTCCAGCACTCTGGCCTGGGCCGCAGCCGGGTCGGCCACAGCTTTGCGCCAGGGTTGGAGCAGCGCCGCCAGTGTCTCTCGGGGATCCATTCCTTGCATGCTCTGTCTCCCAGTCGTTGGCAAGCTCGAGGCCTGCCCCAGGCGGTGGATTCTCGCCGACTCCCCGGGCGGCGGCAAGGCACTCCCGGGCAGGGCTGGAGAGGCCTGAGAGCCCTTTGACAGGGAATGAGGGCGAAGGTCCGCCACAGTCGAAGGCGTGTGCGCGGCGGCTCACAGTCGCCCGGCTGCAGACCCGGCGTGGAGGACAGCGATGGGAGAGAACCGCTCGACGTTGAACAGGCTTGTGGCCCAGGCGCGCGAGGTGTTCATGCGATGGGAGCGGTTGCGCATTCCTTACAACGCGCTGCTCGCTGCCGTTGTGCTGTTCCCGACGGGAGGTGGATTTCACTGGCCGGATCTGGCCGAGATCCCAATCCTGCTGCTGGGGGCAGTCCTGGCGAACCTGTGCTTCCTGGCAGGCCCGGCGGCCGAGGCCTACCTGGCGTGGGTGGGCATCCGGTCGAAGCTGGTGACGGCAGCGCTCTTCGTCGGTGGCGTGCTGGTCTCGATCCCTTGCGTCTATTTCTTTGGCTTCAGTGTGGTGTTGATGAACAGCTGAGGGAGGCGGGCGGCGCGGCGTCTTGCCCTGACGGTTGCGCCGACGGGCGGACCCTGAGGAGGCACCCGGGCTTGCTGCCGGCGGTTGACGCCTCTCGGGAATTCCCCTAGACTGAATTCGTGCTCGCCAAGGTCCACGCTGCAGCCGTCGTTGGGCTGGAGGGGGCGATCGTCGAGGTCGAGGTGGACACCGGGCGAGGTCTCCCCTCCTTCATCATCGTCGGGTTGCCGGATGCCGCGGTGCAAGAGAGCCGCGAGCGCGTTCAGGCGGCGGTCAAGAACGCCGGCCTGACCTTCCCGCGTCAGCGGGTAACGGTAAACCTGGCGCCGGCCTCGCTGCGCAAGGAAGGCCCATCCTATGACCTAGCGATCGCGCTGGGGGCGTTGGCGGCCAGCGGGCAGATCGATCCCGCGCTGCTGAACGACACCCTGTGCGTGGGGGAACTCTCGCTGGATGGCTCGCTGCGCCACGTGCGGGGCGTCCTGCCGATCGCGGCCCTGGCGCGGGCAAAGGGCTTCGGTCGGCTGGTGGTGCCGGCGGAGGATGCCGCCGAGGCGGGGATGATCCCCGGACTGGAGATCGTCGCCGCTCCCTCGCTCACAGCTCTGGTCAACCACCTGGCGGGGGTCGTGCGACTGCTGCCGCCAGCTCCCAGCGACAGCGATGCCTACGTGCCCGCGTTCGCCACCGACTTCGCCGAGGTCAAGGGCCAGGAGCATGTCAAACGGGCGTTGGAGGTAGCCGCCGCCGGGGGTCATAACGTCTTGATGATCGGGCCGCCGGGCGCCGGCAAGACGCTGCTGGCCCGGGCGCTGCCCTCGATCCTGCCGGCGATGACGCTGGAGGAGGCACTGGATGTGACCCGCGTCTACTCCGTGGCCGACCAGCTGCCGCCCGGCGTGCCGCTGATCCAGGGCCGGCCGTTCCGTTCGCCGCACCACACCATCTCCCATGCCGGATTGGTCGGCGGTGGCAGCTGGCCGCGGCCTGGAGAGATCTCCCTGGCCCATCGCGGGGTGCTCTTCCTGGACGAGCTGCCGGAATTCGGGATGCGCGTCCTCGAAGTCTTGCGTCAGCCGCTGGAGGACAAGGTCGTAACCATCAGCCGGGCGAGGGGATCGCTCTCCTTCCCGGCGAACTTCATGCTCGTCGGCGCCATGAACCCCTGCCCGTGCGGCTACTTCGGGGACCTCCTCAAGGAGTGCAGCTGCTCCCCGGCGTATGTGACCCGCTACCAGAAGCGGATCTCCGGGCCGCTGCTCGATCGGATCGATATCCATGCCGATGTGCCGCGGGTGGAGTTCGACAAGCTGTCTTCCGAAAGACTGGGAGAGGCGTCCCATGCGATCCGCCTCCGGGTCGAGGCCGCCCGCGCCCTGCAGCGGGAACGGTTCGCCGCCGGTGGGCTGATGAGCAACGCCGACATGGGACCGGCCGATGTGCGCCAGCACTGCGTTCTGGATGAGGCCGGCAGGGGACTGATCCGCCAGGCGATGACCCAAATGCTACTCTCGGCCCGAGCCTACCACCGTGTCCTGAAACTGGCGCGGTCGATCGCCGATCTAGCCGGCGAGCCGCGAATTCTGACGGCTCACCTGGCGGAGGCGCTGCAATATCGGCCGCGTCGCTGGGCTTGACGGCTACTCGGCCTCTGGAGTTGCCGGATGCCGGTGCGGCCGGAGCGCTCAGGCAGGCTCGATTCGCAGCTGAACCTCGAAGCCTCGCAGTCCGGCCTCACGCACGAAATCGGCACCTGACATCGCCATTTCGACCGGGATCACGCCGCGCGGCACACCCCCTTGGACGATGGCCTCAAGCAGGATGGCGGCATGCCAACCCGTGCCTTGCTCCATGGCCGTGAACCCTGTGGCCTTGTCGGCGTAGTGGATCAGATCGACCCAGACCTCCACCGGCTTTCCCGCCCGTTTGCCCCGGGCCAGGATGCGGATGATGATCAGGTCCTCGATGTCCGGGCCGGCTCGGATCTGCGGCTCCCACAGCGCGTGCAGCACCTGGCGCGGGACCACCGGCTTTCCCTGGACCAGGCGCGGTTCCAGATCGAGCAGGCCCAGCTGCTGGATCGTCTTGAGCTGAGCGAAGTTGCCCGGATAGCGCAGCGTCTTGTTCTGCAGGGTCTTCAACCTACCGGCATAGGTGCGGGCGGCGGTCGTCAGCCCTCCGGCGGTGGTGAAGGCCTCCAGCCTACCGATCGGTTTGGGAAACTCGACGATCTCCAACTCCTCGAGGGTCGGCAGGCGGACGGTCTTGCCGTGGCGGATGTACAAGCACTCGCCGTCGTACTCATTCGTCAGGCCGTCGATGCTGAAGGTCAGGTTGTAGTTCCACGGCGGCTCGGGGTGGACGGGGAGGCCGCAGTCCCACATGAAGACCTCACTCGCCTCATCCAACTGCTCGAGGGCGTACACCACCAGGGAAGTCCCCATCCCCGGAACCTGGCCGCAATCGGGGACGACGCCGATTCCAGCCTGGCTCGCATCCTGGCTCAGATCGATCTGGGCGAAGACGACATCGGAGTTGCCGCCCAGATCGGTCATCGAGGCGCCGGCCTGGATGGCGGCGTGTGTCAGGCCCAGGTTGAAATAGTACGGGACGGCGCTGAGGAAGGCGGTGATCCGCTCGCGGCGCAGCCACTCGGCCACGGCGTGAGGATCGCTGGCATCGAGGCTGGCCGGGGAGGCGAGCTCCGCGCCCAGCAGGGCGTTGACCCGCTGGGCGGCCCGCTCGGCTTGCGCCCGGTCGGCATCGGCCATCCAGATAGCCTCGGCATCCCCATGCCGTCCCAGGTCGTAGGCGGCGGCGGTCCCTTGGCGGCCAGCGCCGATCACGGCGTAGCGCACTCCCATGCTGGTTGCCTCCTGGGCGCGACGCCGGGCGCCACGCCATGCTTCCCCGGCGCCAAGTATCGCACCAAACCCCGGGCGGCGGAACGCCAGGAGGTGATTCGAGTTCGGCCGGTGCCGTGTTCCGACGCTAGGATCAGGGATCCACTGCCTCGCGGCACCGGCTCTCTGATTGCGGGCTAGGCTGTCCCGGGGAGGAGAGGCAGCTCAACGAGCTGGGCTGGCTGCCCCGCTTCGGCCACGCTAACCTGCGCAGCGTCAACCGCAAGGGCGCTGGGCCGGACCAGCGCCAGCCCGATCCATCCCAGGACCGGGGAAAGCGCCACGCTGGTGAGCTCTCCCACGGTGCTCCCCTGCTGCTGCAGCCGCGCTCTCGGATTGGCCGGTCCCGGCAGCCGAACGCCGACCAGGCGTCGCGCCAGGCGTTCCCGGCTGGTCATGCGGGCGATAATCTCCTGGCCAATGTAGCAGCCCTTGTCCAGGCTGATCGCCTCTGCCAGCCCGACTTCCAAGGGGATGCGGTCGTCGGTGATTTCGCTGCCGGGAGCGGGGATGCCGGCCTCGATGCGCAGGACTTCGAAGAGGGGGCCGGCAATGTCATCCGGCTCGGCCAGTCGAGCCAACCCATACTTGGCCGGCGAGGGGCCCAGGATCGCCCAACCCCCGGCCGCCGGCCGATCCACACGCCAAATCCAAGCCTCCCCTGCCGGAAGCCAAGCGCCTGATTCCAGGCCAGGGGCGTCGCTCGAGATGGCCGCGGCCGCCGCCTCGGCTGCCGGGCCAAGCACCAGCCAGGCTTCCCTGCGAGTGGCCTCGAGGCGCAGCGTGAGGTCGTCCTGGAAGAACACGTACTTGCGGAGCCAGTCCACGACGGTCGAGCCGCGCCCTGGGGTGGTGAGCAGCAGCAGGTTGTCGGAGCCGGCGAGCACCTGGACGAAATCGACAATCCGCGCCAGGGGCGTGGTCAGGACGGTCCAACGCAGCCTACCGGGAGCAAGCTGGGTGAAGTCGTTGGTGGACATGCGTTGGAGGAAACCCAGGCGCGTCGATCCATCCATCACAATCACGTCCGGCGCTGGGCGGCGTAAGACGACCTGCCCGGTCCGGGCGGCGCGGTGAGCAGCGGCAATACGCTCGAAAGCGGCGGGATGGGTCATAACCTGCAAGACCTCAGCCCTCCCGATTGTACCGGAACCGACCCGGGCAATCTCAGATCGAGGCGGGGGCACTTGGCGCAGGTATAATCCGTCAAGTGGCACACCTCTTGCACGCCGAATAGAATGCCCACTCCGGGAAAGATCGATGGCCAAGGATCGCCGTCCGGCCGAGGAATTGTCGGTCACTGAACTCGAACGAGTGCTGGCCAGGAAGCGGATGGATGCCCGCCAGGCCAGGCTTGACCGATTCCGAACGACCGGCCGTGCCCTCGAGTTGCCGGGCCAGGCGGCCGGCGACGACCTAGACCCACCGCGGGCAGGCGGGGGGCGGGGCAGCCCCGGGGCGGTTGAACCCGAGCGGCGGAAGGCACGCAGCGCCATGAACCGTGTGCTGCTGGGCGTCGAGGTGGCCGCGCTGCTCGGCTTCGCCTTCGTGCTCTTCAGCGGATTCGGGGTGCTGAGGGTTCTCAACCGGGAGGTGGCCGAGGCGCTGGCAGGACCGACCCCGGGCCCGACGCCGATCATCAGCGCCGTCGTTCTTCCATCTGGACACACGCCGCCGACATCGCCGGGCGGGGCCCGCCCGAACGAAGACGAGATCCCCGAGCACTTGCGTCCGCTGGTGCAGTCCGTAGGAGAGGTCGATATCCCGACTCCCAGCCCCGAGCAGGCGCGCAGCCTGTGGATCCCCGCCCTGTGGAGCCAGCCGGCGCCCGTCGTCCAGGGCGACGGGTGGGAACAACTTAAGAAGGGCGTCGGCCAGCACATCGGCACCGCCAACCCGGGCGAGGCGGGAAACCTCGTGGTTTCCGCCCACAACGACATCTTCGGCGAGCTCTTTCGAGAGCTTGATCGCCTGCAGCCCGGCGACGAACTGGTCGTCAGCACGTCCTCCCGCGAATACCTGTACCGTGTGACCGGGCTAGAGATCGTCGAACCGACCGATGTCAGCGCGATAGCCCCGACCGCCCGCCCGACAATCACCCTGATTTCCTGCTACCCTTACCTTGTCGACAGTCAAAGAATCGTGGTGTTCGGCGAGTTGGTGGAGAGTTAGGGGCCGCGGCCGGCGCGAACCGGCCGATTGAGGAGCGTTGAAGTGAGTAGAAGAAGGAAAGAGAGCAAACCCGGGGCGAAGGCACCGCCGGCTGCGGCCCTCGGGCAGTTCCAGAGCCGGAGCCCGTCGGAGTTCGCCCCGGATTATTCCTATGTCAAGAAGGACCTGCGCCGGATTGCGCTGCTCGGCGGGGGGATTCTGGCTGTCCTGTTGGTGTTGGCAATCCTACTGAACTGAGCCTAGCCGGAGAGGGACCCGGGTGCAGCCGCCGAACGTGCGCTTCAGTCTGCGCTGGAAGATCGCCATCCCCTTCATGCTGCTGGCGATGGCCCTGGGCTTCGGCGTGGTGGCGCTGATCGGGCGCAGCCTGAGCGGCAGCGCTCAGGAACGCCTAGCGCGCCAGCTGGCTGGAAGCGGCCGCCAGGCGGTGGATTCCGTGGTCCTGCTCGAGTCGGACCTGCTCAGGCTTGAGCGGCTTGTGGCCAACACCGATGGCGTGGTAGAGGGGGTGTCCCAGGCCGACGCCGAAGCGCTGCGCTCGATCGTGCTGCCGTTGGCCGTCAACGTTGACTCCGACTTCGTCTCGATCGTCAACCGCGAAGGCACCAGCCTTCTGACCGCGCGCCGGCCCCCCGATGCGCCGGTCGGGGAATACGAGACGCTGCGCGGCGAATCGTTCTACGCCGGATGGGCGCCGTTGCAGGAAGCCTTGGCCGGCGGAAGCTCCGAAGGGG from Anaerolineales bacterium carries:
- a CDS encoding PadR family transcriptional regulator; the encoded protein is RRLEEQGLLRSEWNVDGSRPRRYYVLSPMGQEVLKALTADWLRLTQALAELLPREATGPSGPVQEGV
- a CDS encoding GH3 auxin-responsive promoter family protein; protein product: MQGMDPRETLAALLQPWRKAVADPAAAQARVLERLVSDYAATGYGKEHAAASVDSLAAYRRQFPICTYPEFKPWLQRVMQGETELLLSEDPVGWAITRGTTTGESKFIPMTPTDLRLRISAGRAMMNYVMDNERFDLFDGVNLNLNFPSRVGALRLGEREIEYGYSSGIYTRHVSAFTPIRSLPTQDEIDGLGGGTTVRDWEARFELAYEKCRGENVTLVGGVAPTAIKFGQSLKRRYGLYPKDLWNTKILTLGSVPGINTRLEPILKALYGPVAIREIYGTTEGIFGQQRDEKRAWVPNYDLFLFEVQTSGGIRLLHEMKPGELGSLIVSTPVLPRYRIGDQILAMQPPYFRCIGREQWWTPLRYAWDEFLTLRFGRL
- a CDS encoding YifB family Mg chelatase-like AAA ATPase, producing the protein MLAKVHAAAVVGLEGAIVEVEVDTGRGLPSFIIVGLPDAAVQESRERVQAAVKNAGLTFPRQRVTVNLAPASLRKEGPSYDLAIALGALAASGQIDPALLNDTLCVGELSLDGSLRHVRGVLPIAALARAKGFGRLVVPAEDAAEAGMIPGLEIVAAPSLTALVNHLAGVVRLLPPAPSDSDAYVPAFATDFAEVKGQEHVKRALEVAAAGGHNVLMIGPPGAGKTLLARALPSILPAMTLEEALDVTRVYSVADQLPPGVPLIQGRPFRSPHHTISHAGLVGGGSWPRPGEISLAHRGVLFLDELPEFGMRVLEVLRQPLEDKVVTISRARGSLSFPANFMLVGAMNPCPCGYFGDLLKECSCSPAYVTRYQKRISGPLLDRIDIHADVPRVEFDKLSSERLGEASHAIRLRVEAARALQRERFAAGGLMSNADMGPADVRQHCVLDEAGRGLIRQAMTQMLLSARAYHRVLKLARSIADLAGEPRILTAHLAEALQYRPRRWA
- a CDS encoding saccharopine dehydrogenase NADP-binding domain-containing protein; its protein translation is MGVRYAVIGAGRQGTAAAYDLGRHGDAEAIWMADADRAQAERAAQRVNALLGAELASPASLDASDPHAVAEWLRRERITAFLSAVPYYFNLGLTHAAIQAGASMTDLGGNSDVVFAQIDLSQDASQAGIGVVPDCGQVPGMGTSLVVYALEQLDEASEVFMWDCGLPVHPEPPWNYNLTFSIDGLTNEYDGECLYIRHGKTVRLPTLEELEIVEFPKPIGRLEAFTTAGGLTTAARTYAGRLKTLQNKTLRYPGNFAQLKTIQQLGLLDLEPRLVQGKPVVPRQVLHALWEPQIRAGPDIEDLIIIRILARGKRAGKPVEVWVDLIHYADKATGFTAMEQGTGWHAAILLEAIVQGGVPRGVIPVEMAMSGADFVREAGLRGFEVQLRIEPA
- a CDS encoding sortase, producing the protein MAKDRRPAEELSVTELERVLARKRMDARQARLDRFRTTGRALELPGQAAGDDLDPPRAGGGRGSPGAVEPERRKARSAMNRVLLGVEVAALLGFAFVLFSGFGVLRVLNREVAEALAGPTPGPTPIISAVVLPSGHTPPTSPGGARPNEDEIPEHLRPLVQSVGEVDIPTPSPEQARSLWIPALWSQPAPVVQGDGWEQLKKGVGQHIGTANPGEAGNLVVSAHNDIFGELFRELDRLQPGDELVVSTSSREYLYRVTGLEIVEPTDVSAIAPTARPTITLISCYPYLVDSQRIVVFGELVES